In Calothrix sp. PCC 7507, one DNA window encodes the following:
- a CDS encoding UDP-glucose/GDP-mannose dehydrogenase family protein, protein MRVCVIGTGYVGLVTGACLAHIGHDVICIDNNEEKVKLMKSGRSPIFEPGLSEIMQSAIDNGKIEFSTDLAAGVAHGEVLFIAVGTPPLPTGESDTRYVEAVARGIGSNLNGGYKVIVNKSTVPIGSGDWVRMIVLDGIAERQKTLVPAGGVSADDKLPEVAAQFDVVSNPEFLREGSAVYDTFNPDRIVLGGNSPRAVGVMQELYSPIVERHYADDKSLPAVPVLVTDLSSAEMIKYAANAFLATKISFINEVANICDRVGADVTQVAKGIGLDSRIGNKFLQAGIGWGGSCFPKDVAALIHTADDYGYEAQLLKSAVSVNERQRLIALEKLQQVLKILKGKTVGLLGLTFKPDTDDLRDAPALNLIEQLNRLGAKVKAYDPIVSQTGLRHGLSGVLVETDAERLADGCDALVLVTEWQQFSHLDYAKMAQLMNHPVIIDGRNFLDPETLVRAGFQYVGVGR, encoded by the coding sequence ATGCGTGTTTGCGTAATTGGTACTGGTTACGTTGGTTTGGTTACAGGCGCTTGCTTGGCTCACATCGGACATGATGTGATTTGCATAGACAATAACGAAGAAAAAGTCAAGTTAATGAAGTCTGGGCGATCGCCCATTTTCGAGCCGGGACTCTCGGAAATTATGCAGTCTGCCATTGATAACGGGAAAATTGAATTTAGCACCGATCTCGCCGCCGGAGTCGCCCACGGGGAAGTTCTATTTATTGCTGTGGGAACGCCGCCTTTACCAACTGGCGAAAGTGATACCCGTTATGTTGAGGCTGTAGCCCGTGGTATTGGGTCAAATCTCAACGGTGGTTATAAAGTGATCGTCAATAAATCTACAGTCCCCATTGGCTCAGGTGACTGGGTACGGATGATTGTTCTCGACGGGATTGCTGAACGCCAAAAAACACTCGTACCCGCTGGTGGGGTGTCTGCTGATGATAAATTGCCAGAGGTTGCAGCTCAGTTTGATGTAGTCAGCAATCCAGAGTTTTTGCGTGAGGGATCAGCTGTTTACGACACCTTTAACCCCGATCGTATTGTCTTGGGTGGCAACAGTCCCAGAGCAGTAGGCGTTATGCAAGAACTATATAGCCCAATTGTAGAACGCCATTATGCTGATGATAAATCTTTACCTGCTGTCCCAGTGTTGGTGACAGACCTTAGCTCGGCAGAGATGATCAAATACGCAGCTAATGCCTTTTTGGCAACCAAGATTAGTTTTATTAACGAAGTTGCTAACATATGCGATCGCGTCGGTGCTGATGTCACCCAGGTAGCAAAAGGCATCGGCTTAGACTCCCGCATCGGTAACAAGTTTTTACAAGCTGGTATTGGTTGGGGTGGTTCCTGCTTCCCTAAAGATGTTGCCGCCTTGATTCACACTGCTGACGATTATGGCTATGAAGCCCAGCTACTAAAATCTGCTGTCAGCGTCAACGAACGTCAGCGCCTCATAGCTTTAGAAAAACTCCAGCAAGTTCTGAAAATCCTCAAAGGCAAAACCGTCGGACTACTCGGTTTGACCTTCAAACCTGACACCGACGATTTACGCGACGCCCCAGCACTCAACCTGATTGAGCAGCTAAACCGACTGGGCGCTAAAGTCAAAGCTTATGACCCCATTGTTTCCCAAACGGGTCTGCGTCATGGTCTTTCTGGCGTCTTAGTAGAAACTGATGCTGAACGACTGGCTGATGGCTGTGATGCTTTGGTACTCGTCACTGAATGGCAACAGTTTAGCCATCTAGACTACGCTAAGATGGCACAACTGATGAACCACCCCGTGATTATCGATGGACGTAACTTCCTCGACCCGGAAACTTTAGTCAGGGCTGGGTTCCAATATGTAGGTGTTGGACGGTAG
- a CDS encoding UDP-glucuronic acid decarboxylase family protein: protein MRILVTGGAGFIGSHLIDRLITAGNEIICLDNFYTGHKGNILKWFNHPYFELIRHDITEPIRLEVDQIYHLACPASPVHYQYNPVKTVKTNVMGTLNMLGLAKRVKARFFLASTSEVYGDPEVHPQTEEYRGSVNPIGLRSCYDEGKRIAETLAFDYYRQNKVDIRVVRIFNTYGPRMLENDGRVVSNFIVQALRGESLTVYGDGSQTRSFCYVSDLVEGFIRLMNSDYVGPVNLGNPGEYTILELAQAVQNLVNPDAQIKFEPLPSDDPRRRQPDITKAKTLLNWEPTIPLQEGLKLTIEDFRSRMKTDVKESGS from the coding sequence ATGAGAATTTTGGTGACAGGGGGAGCCGGGTTTATCGGTTCCCATCTTATCGACCGGCTAATTACTGCTGGGAATGAAATCATTTGCCTGGATAACTTCTATACAGGTCATAAGGGCAACATACTTAAGTGGTTCAATCATCCTTACTTTGAACTCATTCGCCATGACATCACCGAACCTATTCGGCTAGAAGTGGATCAAATTTATCATCTGGCTTGTCCGGCCTCTCCAGTACATTACCAGTACAATCCCGTCAAAACCGTGAAAACTAATGTGATGGGAACACTGAATATGTTGGGTTTAGCTAAACGTGTAAAAGCTAGGTTTTTCTTAGCCTCAACCAGTGAAGTATATGGTGATCCGGAAGTTCATCCCCAAACTGAAGAATACAGAGGTAGCGTAAATCCCATTGGGCTGCGTTCATGTTACGACGAAGGTAAGCGCATCGCCGAAACTTTGGCATTTGACTACTACAGACAAAATAAAGTTGATATTCGGGTTGTGCGGATTTTCAACACCTATGGCCCTCGGATGTTAGAAAACGATGGTCGTGTGGTGAGCAATTTTATTGTGCAAGCGCTACGGGGTGAATCTTTAACAGTGTACGGTGACGGTTCGCAAACCCGCAGTTTCTGCTACGTCTCCGATTTAGTCGAAGGATTTATCCGGCTGATGAATAGCGACTACGTTGGGCCGGTAAATTTGGGTAATCCCGGTGAGTACACCATTTTGGAATTGGCACAAGCAGTGCAAAACCTGGTGAACCCGGATGCACAAATTAAGTTTGAACCGCTACCTTCGGATGATCCGCGCCGTCGTCAACCTGATATTACAAAAGCTAAGACCTTGTTAAATTGGGAACCTACCATTCCTCTGCAGGAGGGGTTAAAACTGACAATAGAAGATTTCCGCAGTCGGATGAAAACTGATGTTAAAGAGTCAGGCTCCTGA
- a CDS encoding cation:proton antiporter → MQLISQVLALEPNPSVLGKEPIVPFAILLVVILVVPILFERLRLPGLVGLVISGVVLGPAGWNLFQTESPMINLLSDIGLVYLMFVAGLEVDIEQFRRRKNRSFGFAIFTFFIPLLAGTLIGQAFSFGWLTSILIGSLFASYSLLAYPLISRLGVVSNEAVAIAIGAKIFTDTGALLVLTICVASAHNGGFNLAQLLTLSGWLTIYSVAVLVGFDWAGKEFFRRSGGDEGNQFLFVLLSVFLAAVGAQLIGVEKIIGAFLAGLAVNEVVGEGPVKEKVVFVGSVLFIPIFFVDLGLLIDLPAFMTSAITVKLTLLIVFGLIASKLLAALLTKLLYHYNWREMLTIWSLSIPQVGATLAATLVGYRAGLISPEVLNSVVVLMLVTSTIGPLITSRCAVGLTSSVVAEPAPTTLPETNIEATDNAFTILVPIYNPHTQQYLIELAALLASQASGKIIPLAIATAAAQMDAPQLEASLQRSERLLFKATAQSRALGVEASPLLRIDDAFAQGISRAAREQKASLIVMGWGKRTGLRARLFGNVIDNVLWAAHCPVAVTRLVESPKKIQRILVPIENLISPALQPVQLAQMLAEANQAQVTVLNVCDRRTSSSKIAARRSHLSLLVSKLALPNPPEIQIIAHENVAQAILQAARLYDLVVLPFIRNRTSPGGLAISDVTTQLARQLTCSIVMLGEPQRTQAAALPSSVPSTTANV, encoded by the coding sequence ATGCAACTCATATCACAAGTTCTGGCGCTGGAACCAAATCCCTCAGTTCTCGGCAAAGAACCAATTGTGCCTTTTGCAATTTTGCTGGTGGTTATCTTAGTAGTACCCATTCTGTTTGAGCGACTCAGACTACCAGGATTAGTGGGTTTGGTGATCTCTGGGGTAGTACTCGGCCCTGCAGGCTGGAATCTATTCCAGACAGAATCACCAATGATTAACCTGCTATCAGACATTGGGTTAGTTTATTTGATGTTTGTCGCCGGGTTAGAAGTCGATATCGAACAGTTCCGCCGCCGCAAAAATCGCTCCTTTGGTTTTGCTATTTTCACTTTCTTTATTCCCCTACTGGCAGGAACGTTAATCGGGCAGGCTTTTAGCTTTGGCTGGCTAACATCAATATTAATAGGCTCTTTGTTTGCTTCCTACAGTCTTTTGGCGTATCCCCTAATTAGTCGCTTGGGAGTAGTCAGCAACGAAGCCGTTGCGATCGCCATCGGCGCTAAAATATTTACCGATACTGGCGCACTCTTGGTATTAACGATTTGTGTAGCATCTGCTCATAACGGAGGATTCAACTTAGCACAATTACTTACCTTGTCTGGGTGGTTAACTATTTACTCAGTCGCTGTTTTGGTAGGCTTTGATTGGGCAGGTAAAGAATTTTTCCGCCGCTCTGGAGGTGATGAAGGCAACCAGTTTTTATTTGTGCTACTGTCCGTGTTTCTGGCTGCTGTGGGCGCACAATTGATCGGGGTAGAAAAAATTATCGGCGCTTTTTTAGCAGGTTTAGCAGTTAATGAAGTTGTAGGCGAAGGGCCAGTCAAAGAAAAGGTAGTATTTGTTGGCAGTGTATTATTTATTCCCATTTTCTTTGTTGACTTGGGTTTGCTGATTGATCTCCCAGCTTTCATGACTAGCGCGATCACCGTCAAGTTAACGCTCTTGATTGTGTTCGGCTTGATTGCCAGTAAATTGCTCGCCGCTTTGTTAACAAAACTGCTATACCACTATAATTGGCGGGAAATGTTGACTATTTGGTCATTGTCAATTCCCCAAGTGGGTGCGACATTAGCCGCAACATTGGTAGGATATCGGGCTGGGTTAATCTCACCGGAAGTATTAAACAGCGTTGTTGTATTAATGCTGGTGACATCAACAATAGGGCCGTTGATTACCAGTCGCTGCGCTGTCGGTTTAACTTCTAGTGTAGTTGCAGAACCTGCGCCAACAACCCTTCCAGAGACGAATATAGAAGCCACAGATAACGCTTTCACGATTTTAGTACCTATATATAATCCTCATACTCAGCAGTATTTAATTGAATTGGCTGCACTATTGGCAAGTCAAGCAAGTGGCAAAATTATCCCCTTAGCGATCGCTACTGCAGCGGCGCAAATGGATGCACCACAATTAGAAGCTTCTCTGCAACGGAGTGAGCGGCTACTCTTCAAAGCTACAGCCCAAAGTCGGGCATTAGGTGTGGAAGCATCCCCCTTACTCCGCATTGATGATGCTTTCGCTCAAGGAATCAGCCGCGCCGCTCGTGAACAAAAGGCGAGTTTAATTGTCATGGGTTGGGGTAAAAGAACTGGGTTGCGAGCGCGTTTATTTGGCAATGTCATTGATAACGTGCTTTGGGCAGCCCATTGTCCTGTAGCAGTGACACGTCTGGTAGAATCACCCAAGAAAATTCAACGCATCTTAGTTCCCATAGAAAACTTGATCTCACCAGCATTGCAACCTGTGCAACTAGCCCAGATGTTGGCGGAGGCCAATCAAGCTCAAGTGACTGTGCTGAATGTGTGCGATCGCCGCACCAGCTCCAGCAAAATTGCCGCTAGGCGATCGCATCTTTCTCTACTAGTGTCTAAATTAGCTTTGCCAAATCCCCCAGAAATTCAAATCATCGCCCATGAAAATGTCGCCCAAGCTATTTTACAAGCCGCACGATTATATGATTTGGTAGTTTTGCCCTTTATCCGGAATCGCACTAGTCCTGGGGGTTTAGCAATTAGCGATGTTACAACTCAGCTAGCTAGGCAACTCACTTGCTCAATCGTCATGCTCGGAGAACCACAACGCACTCAAGCGGCGGCCCTGCCAAGTAGTGTTCCTAGCACCACAGCCAATGTGTGA
- a CDS encoding HAS-barrel domain-containing protein, which yields MRLPLPQFATNDRHPGHIAEVIETTTTEFLAQCLEPADLSFPPMPPFGSWVCALDEETGNQVYGVVYFATTMPIDSVHRAVALGLSLQDLREEQPQIFAMLKTEFRAAIVGFEPPSPSRGSSSRVYQYLPPRPPQIHQAVYRCEPEAIIKFTAELEFLRTLLAVNSAPVESLAAAAIREVYQLRKADREWLIKAGRTLSVLLKDDYDRLRFILSQIHP from the coding sequence ATGCGCCTTCCTTTACCACAATTTGCCACTAACGATCGCCACCCCGGCCACATTGCCGAGGTAATCGAAACCACTACTACCGAATTTCTGGCACAGTGTTTGGAACCGGCAGACTTGAGTTTCCCCCCTATGCCTCCTTTTGGTAGCTGGGTTTGTGCCCTAGATGAAGAAACGGGCAATCAAGTTTATGGGGTAGTATATTTTGCAACTACCATGCCTATTGATTCTGTACATCGAGCAGTAGCTTTAGGGTTATCCTTACAAGACTTGCGAGAGGAACAACCCCAGATATTCGCCATGCTCAAAACAGAATTTAGGGCGGCGATCGTGGGATTTGAGCCGCCATCCCCTAGTAGAGGTTCTAGTTCTAGGGTGTATCAATATCTACCACCAAGACCACCGCAAATCCACCAAGCTGTCTATCGGTGTGAACCAGAAGCCATCATTAAATTCACCGCAGAACTAGAATTTTTGCGGACACTACTTGCAGTCAACAGTGCGCCTGTGGAATCTTTGGCTGCAGCCGCGATTCGAGAGGTTTATCAGTTACGCAAAGCTGATCGAGAATGGCTAATCAAAGCTGGACGAACCCTCAGCGTACTGCTGAAAGACGACTACGATCGCTTGCGGTTCATTTTAAGCCAAATCCACCCATAG
- a CDS encoding NAD(P)H dehydrogenase subunit NdhS — MILPGATVRVKNPADTYYRYEGLVQRVSDGKVAVLFEGGNWDKLVTFRLPELEVVETVGKKKGK, encoded by the coding sequence ATGATCCTGCCTGGAGCAACTGTTCGAGTAAAGAATCCCGCAGATACCTATTATCGCTATGAAGGACTCGTACAACGGGTAAGTGATGGCAAGGTAGCCGTATTGTTTGAAGGTGGTAACTGGGATAAATTAGTTACCTTTCGCCTACCTGAATTGGAAGTTGTCGAGACTGTAGGTAAGAAAAAAGGGAAATAA
- the rodA gene encoding rod shape-determining protein RodA: MLLKRSLPKIRWKSWVKPWQQVDWLLFCLPIGVSIFGGIMILSTELKQPVTDWWWHWLVAGIGTLIALFLARSRYENLLQWHWVIYALTNISLIAVRVGGIEAKGAQRWINVLGFNVQPSEFAKIGVIITLAALLHKRTASTLPNFIRALAFTALPWLLVFIQPDLATSLVFGAIVLGMLYWANANPGWLILLISPVVAAILFSISWPLSEPLVLFKELSFGPLGLVWAAIMGVVGWQTLPWQRFGLSAIGAWSLNMLGGELGVFAWNHVLKPYQKNRLSVFINPEHDPRGAGYHLIQSRTAIGGGEVWGWGLFKGPMTQLNFVPEQHTDFIFSAVGEEFGFVGCLIVLFVFCLICLRLLHIAQTAKDNFGSLLAIGVLSMIVFQVLVNVGMTVGLAPVAGIPLPWMSYGRSAMLTNFICLGIVESVANFRQRQKYYS, translated from the coding sequence ATGTTGTTAAAACGATCGCTCCCCAAAATTCGCTGGAAGTCTTGGGTTAAACCTTGGCAGCAAGTAGATTGGCTACTATTTTGTTTACCCATTGGTGTCAGCATCTTTGGTGGCATCATGATTCTCAGTACAGAACTCAAGCAACCAGTCACAGACTGGTGGTGGCACTGGCTGGTAGCAGGTATTGGCACTTTGATCGCCTTATTTTTAGCTCGTAGCCGTTATGAAAATTTACTGCAGTGGCACTGGGTAATATACGCACTGACTAACATCAGCTTAATTGCAGTCAGGGTAGGTGGTATCGAGGCTAAAGGGGCACAAAGGTGGATTAATGTTCTGGGTTTTAATGTACAACCCTCAGAATTTGCCAAAATTGGCGTGATTATCACCCTAGCGGCTCTCTTACACAAGCGCACAGCCTCTACTTTACCCAATTTTATCCGTGCTTTGGCATTCACAGCTTTACCTTGGCTGTTAGTATTTATACAGCCTGATTTAGCAACTTCATTGGTATTTGGGGCGATCGTTTTAGGGATGTTGTACTGGGCAAATGCTAATCCAGGTTGGCTGATATTATTAATTTCTCCTGTAGTTGCTGCCATTTTGTTTAGCATATCTTGGCCTTTATCAGAGCCGTTAGTTTTGTTCAAAGAACTATCTTTCGGACCTTTAGGCTTAGTTTGGGCAGCGATTATGGGTGTGGTAGGCTGGCAGACTCTCCCCTGGCAGCGATTTGGTCTGAGTGCCATAGGTGCCTGGAGTCTCAACATGTTAGGCGGTGAATTAGGAGTCTTCGCCTGGAACCACGTATTGAAACCGTATCAAAAAAACAGACTAAGTGTATTTATTAACCCTGAACATGATCCCCGTGGTGCTGGATATCATCTGATACAATCTCGCACTGCTATTGGTGGTGGTGAAGTTTGGGGATGGGGTTTGTTTAAAGGCCCAATGACACAATTAAATTTTGTACCAGAACAACATACAGACTTTATTTTCTCGGCTGTGGGCGAAGAATTCGGTTTTGTTGGTTGTTTAATAGTGTTGTTTGTCTTCTGCTTAATTTGCCTCCGCCTACTACATATAGCTCAAACTGCCAAAGACAATTTTGGCTCACTTTTGGCCATCGGCGTTCTGTCCATGATTGTCTTTCAGGTGCTTGTTAACGTTGGCATGACGGTTGGTTTAGCACCTGTCGCCGGAATTCCCCTACCTTGGATGAGTTACGGACGTTCTGCCATGCTTACCAACTTCATTTGTTTGGGAATCGTCGAATCAGTAGCAAATTTCCGCCAGCGACAAAAGTATTATTCCTGA
- a CDS encoding Mrp/NBP35 family ATP-binding protein, which yields MYDVLDSHSVLEVLRPVQDPELQKSLVELNMIRNVTIDGGKVNFTLVLTTPACPLREFIVEDCKRAVKKLPGVTDVNVEVTAETPQQKSLPDRTGVTGVKNIIAVSSGKGGVGKSTVAVNIAVALAQTGAKVGLLDADIYGPNDPTMLGLADAQIVVRPSEKGDVLEPAFNHGVKLVSMGFLIDRDQPVIWRGPMLNGVIRQFLYQVEWGELDYLIVDMPPGTGDAQLTLTQAVPMAGAVIVTTPQTVALLDSRKGLRMFQQMNVPVLGIVENMSYFIPPDMPDKQYDIFGSGGGEKTAAELGVPLLGRVPLEISTRVGGDNGIPIVVAQPDSASAKALRAIALNIAGKVSVAALT from the coding sequence ATGTACGATGTCCTAGATTCCCACTCTGTCCTAGAAGTGTTGCGACCAGTGCAAGACCCAGAGCTGCAAAAAAGTCTGGTAGAACTGAATATGATTCGCAACGTCACAATTGACGGTGGCAAGGTTAACTTCACTTTAGTGTTGACCACACCCGCCTGTCCCTTGCGTGAGTTTATTGTTGAAGACTGCAAAAGAGCGGTGAAAAAACTTCCAGGTGTGACGGATGTTAATGTGGAAGTGACAGCAGAAACACCCCAACAAAAAAGTTTGCCTGATCGCACTGGCGTTACTGGTGTGAAAAATATTATTGCTGTTTCCAGCGGTAAAGGTGGCGTTGGTAAAAGTACGGTAGCGGTGAATATAGCAGTGGCGCTAGCGCAAACAGGGGCAAAAGTTGGTTTGCTGGATGCAGATATTTATGGGCCTAATGACCCCACAATGCTAGGACTGGCTGACGCTCAGATTGTAGTCCGCCCCAGTGAAAAAGGTGATGTCCTGGAACCTGCTTTTAATCACGGCGTCAAATTAGTCTCGATGGGCTTTTTAATTGACCGAGATCAGCCAGTGATTTGGCGGGGGCCAATGCTAAACGGAGTAATTCGCCAGTTTCTTTATCAAGTGGAATGGGGAGAACTCGATTATTTAATTGTCGATATGCCACCGGGAACAGGGGACGCCCAGTTAACATTGACACAAGCAGTACCGATGGCAGGAGCAGTTATTGTCACCACACCGCAAACCGTAGCACTGTTAGATTCTCGTAAAGGATTGCGGATGTTCCAGCAGATGAACGTACCTGTGTTGGGGATAGTAGAAAATATGAGCTACTTTATACCCCCAGACATGCCGGATAAGCAGTATGACATCTTTGGTTCTGGTGGTGGTGAGAAAACAGCCGCTGAATTGGGAGTGCCGTTATTAGGACGTGTACCCCTAGAGATTTCCACAAGAGTTGGCGGTGATAACGGCATACCGATAGTTGTAGCCCAGCCAGATTCAGCATCAGCAAAAGCCTTAAGAGCGATCGCCCTAAACATTGCTGGTAAAGTATCAGTTGCTGCCTTAACATAG
- the hemF gene encoding oxygen-dependent coproporphyrinogen oxidase yields MLTNSQTPTLKVESSKFLPPTDGKTRVRQFMQQLQSEISQGLENLDGVGKFKEDGWERPEGGGGRSRILRDGAIFEQAGVGFSEVWGDHLPPSILAQRPDADGHPFYVTGTSMVLHPRNPYVPTVHLNYRYFEAGPVWWFGGGVDLTPYYPFAEDAAHLHKTLKQACDQHNPEYYPVFKRWCDEYFYLKHRNETRGVGGLFFDYQHSESGLYGGPDPKGAAAAYSDQVGKPAPRSWEELFAFVQDCGRAFLPAYVPIVERRHGIEYGDRQRNFQLYRRGRYVEFNLVYDRGTIFGLQTNGRTESILMSLPPLVRWEYGYQPEPNSPEAELYETFLKPQDWSNWTPTK; encoded by the coding sequence ATGTTGACCAACTCGCAAACCCCCACTCTAAAAGTAGAATCATCCAAATTTTTACCACCAACTGACGGTAAGACTAGGGTTCGTCAGTTTATGCAGCAGTTACAAAGCGAAATTAGTCAAGGGTTGGAAAACTTGGATGGTGTGGGTAAGTTTAAGGAAGATGGTTGGGAACGCCCAGAAGGTGGTGGAGGGCGATCGCGTATTTTGCGTGATGGTGCAATCTTTGAACAAGCTGGTGTAGGGTTTTCTGAAGTCTGGGGAGATCATCTACCACCTTCAATTTTAGCCCAGCGTCCAGATGCCGACGGACACCCTTTCTACGTCACAGGTACTTCAATGGTGCTGCATCCTCGCAATCCATATGTACCAACTGTCCATTTAAATTATCGCTATTTTGAAGCTGGGCCAGTTTGGTGGTTTGGTGGTGGTGTTGATTTGACTCCCTATTATCCCTTTGCTGAAGATGCGGCACATTTACATAAAACACTGAAGCAAGCCTGCGATCAACACAACCCAGAGTATTACCCAGTATTTAAGCGCTGGTGTGATGAATATTTCTATCTTAAGCACCGGAATGAAACCCGGGGTGTTGGTGGTCTGTTTTTTGATTACCAACATAGTGAAAGTGGTTTATACGGCGGTCCCGATCCCAAAGGAGCAGCAGCGGCTTACAGTGACCAAGTGGGAAAACCAGCACCCCGGAGTTGGGAAGAATTATTTGCTTTTGTGCAAGACTGTGGTAGAGCGTTTTTGCCAGCATACGTCCCCATTGTCGAACGGCGACATGGGATCGAGTATGGCGATCGCCAACGGAATTTTCAACTCTACCGTCGGGGTAGGTATGTAGAATTTAACTTGGTCTATGACCGAGGCACAATTTTTGGTCTACAAACCAACGGCCGCACAGAATCAATCCTCATGTCCCTACCACCCTTGGTACGTTGGGAATACGGTTATCAGCCAGAACCCAATTCCCCTGAAGCTGAATTGTATGAAACCTTCCTCAAGCCCCAAGATTGGAGCAACTGGACACCAACTAAGTAA
- a CDS encoding STAS domain-containing protein produces MIQIEQKTYTTQDSNTIIVLTPTGRLDITTAWQFRLKLQECISKLSHHVVVNLGQVNFIDSSGLTSLVAGMRDADKVKGSFRICNVHPEAKLVFEVTMMDTVFEIFETEDEALEGVPRSMAS; encoded by the coding sequence GTGATTCAAATAGAACAAAAAACTTATACAACCCAAGACAGTAATACTATTATTGTTTTGACACCAACAGGTCGTTTGGATATCACCACTGCTTGGCAATTTCGCCTGAAGTTACAGGAGTGTATTTCCAAACTCAGCCACCACGTAGTTGTGAATCTCGGTCAGGTAAATTTTATTGATAGTTCTGGACTGACATCTTTAGTAGCCGGAATGCGTGATGCGGATAAAGTCAAAGGCAGTTTCCGCATTTGTAATGTACACCCAGAAGCAAAACTGGTGTTTGAAGTCACAATGATGGACACGGTTTTTGAAATATTTGAAACTGAAGACGAAGCGCTAGAAGGTGTACCTCGTAGCATGGCCAGTTGA
- a CDS encoding chromophore lyase CpcT/CpeT produces MTLSPDLIVLGEYLSGEFDNQAQAIADPVWYVHLRLWQRPVNLFLEDSITLFAEQANVINLDNPYRQRIIRLLPRRDDDAQLQVQYYMPKDPSALRGAGKNPALLNTLTSEQLDLLPGCFLTVTKQTLATNDYKFAATPPPNTCCQFTYLGNSIQVSLGFEATAKEFYSYDKGIDSETGKATWGATIGPYRYSKRIQY; encoded by the coding sequence ATGACCCTTTCCCCAGATTTAATAGTTTTAGGTGAGTATCTATCTGGTGAATTTGACAATCAAGCGCAAGCCATAGCTGATCCTGTTTGGTATGTCCACCTGCGCTTATGGCAAAGACCAGTTAATTTGTTTTTAGAAGACAGCATTACACTGTTTGCCGAACAAGCAAATGTGATCAACTTAGACAATCCTTACCGTCAGCGAATTATCCGTTTATTGCCACGGCGCGACGATGATGCACAACTGCAAGTACAGTACTACATGCCTAAAGATCCCAGTGCCTTGAGAGGCGCAGGTAAGAACCCTGCTTTACTGAATACACTCACATCAGAGCAATTAGATTTGTTGCCAGGTTGTTTTCTCACCGTTACTAAGCAAACACTAGCTACCAACGACTATAAGTTTGCTGCTACCCCACCGCCAAATACTTGTTGCCAATTTACTTATCTTGGCAATAGCATTCAAGTTTCTCTAGGGTTTGAAGCTACTGCCAAAGAATTTTACAGTTACGACAAAGGGATTGACTCAGAGACGGGGAAAGCCACTTGGGGCGCGACTATAGGCCCTTATCGCTACTCTAAGCGTATCCAGTATTAA
- the psb29 gene encoding photosystem II biogenesis protein Psp29: MNNVRTVSDTKRTFYNLHTRPINTIYRRVVEELMVEMHLLSVNIDFSYNSIYALGVVTTFDRFMQGYLPERDQESIFNALCHAVEQEPQRYRQDAERLRVLAKSLPANDLIAWLSQTTHLDQDADLQAQLQAIANNPNFKYSRLLAIGLFTLLELSDPELVKDEKQRNEALKAIATGLQLSDEKLNKDLELYRSNLDKIAQALIVMADVLSADRKKREQRKQQSITPVAPPSTNE; the protein is encoded by the coding sequence GTGAATAACGTCCGTACTGTCTCTGATACAAAGCGAACTTTCTACAATCTTCATACCCGTCCAATCAACACGATTTATCGTCGGGTGGTGGAAGAGTTGATGGTGGAAATGCATCTACTGTCAGTAAATATCGATTTTAGCTACAATTCTATTTATGCCTTGGGTGTCGTCACGACCTTTGACCGCTTCATGCAAGGCTACCTACCAGAACGGGATCAAGAATCCATTTTTAACGCCCTGTGTCACGCTGTAGAGCAGGAACCGCAACGTTATAGACAAGATGCGGAACGATTGCGAGTTTTGGCTAAAAGTTTGCCAGCTAATGATTTGATTGCATGGCTCTCTCAAACCACTCATTTAGATCAAGATGCTGATTTGCAAGCACAACTGCAAGCGATCGCTAACAATCCTAACTTTAAATACAGCCGCTTGTTGGCAATTGGTTTATTCACTCTATTGGAACTGTCAGATCCAGAATTAGTCAAAGACGAAAAACAACGCAACGAGGCTCTAAAAGCTATTGCTACTGGATTGCAGTTATCTGATGAAAAACTCAACAAGGATTTGGAGCTATATCGCTCTAATCTGGACAAGATAGCACAAGCACTAATAGTGATGGCAGATGTTCTCTCAGCCGATCGTAAAAAACGCGAACAGCGCAAACAACAATCAATTACTCCAGTAGCACCTCCCAGTACTAACGAATAG